A window of Peromyscus eremicus chromosome 7, PerEre_H2_v1, whole genome shotgun sequence contains these coding sequences:
- the LOC131915667 gene encoding large ribosomal subunit protein eL31-like encodes MAPAKKGEEKGRYAINEVVTREYTINIHKRIHGVGFKKRAPRALKEIRKFAKKEMGTPDVRIDTSLNKAVWAKGIRNVPYRIRVRLSRKRNEDEDSPNKLYTLVTYVPVTTFKNLQSMWMRTKLQSVK; translated from the coding sequence ATGGCTCCCGCAAAGAAGGGTGAAGAGAAGGGCCGTTATGCCATCAACGAGGTGGTGACCCGAGAATACACCATCAACATTCACAAGCGCATCCATGGAGTGGGCTTCAAGAAGCGTGCCCCTAGGGCACTCAAAGAAATCCGGAAATTTGCCAAGAAGGAGATGGGTACTCCAGATGTGCGCATTGATACTAGTCTCAATAAAGCCGTCTGGGCCAAAGGAATAAGGAATGTTCCATACCGTATCCGTGTACGTTTGTCCAGAAAGCGTAATGAGGATGAGGACTCACCAAACAAGCTCTACACATTGGTAACTTATGTACCTGTTACCACATTCAAAAATCTACAGTCAATGTGGATGAGAACTAAGCTGCAGAGTGTCAAATAA